Below is a genomic region from Scyliorhinus canicula chromosome 2, sScyCan1.1, whole genome shotgun sequence.
ccttttgaaagccattAATGGATCTgcatccacaaccttccctggcgtTCCAGGCACTCCCCACCTTTGtgcaaaaaacctgcctcgcacatctcctctaaactttgtcccacggaccttaaacctatggccgctggtgactgacccttccaccctgggaaagagtgcctgcacatccactatccaggcccctcataatCTAGTAGTCATCCgtctgtgctgtaatcattctagTTATAACTAGTGTCATAaaatattttacatccacctaaGGGGCCAACGGAGGCCTCAGTctaatgcctcatctgaaagacagcacttctgacagtgcagcacttcctgagTACTACACTAAGGCTTCAGCCTAGATTGAGTGCTCAAATCTATAGATTAGAGTGTAATGTGTGGTTTTCTAAGTCAGAGATGAGAATGCTACCACGCAGACAAGACTACACCTTATGTGTGGACCAATGCGGTAGCAGAAACTAGAGCCTTGATGTCTGAAATTGTAACAAACTTGCTTTACAGGCTCGTGTGCAATGTGGTGGAAGCCATCGTCACCAAAGCCAATGCTGTGatcccaccccaaacctcagGTCATGAACAATGTGGACATATGGAGGTGGCATAGCACACCTATAAATCTCTGCCTTCCTCAAACTGCTTGCCTGAAGGTGGGGACTTACTCCGGGGCCCAAGAGGAATTCATGTGATAGCACAGCTGGCATGAGTGTTACTGAGGTCATTTTCGGATGTAAAGGGGGTAACTCACTGGGTAACCTGGACACTCCCACAGCTATGTCAGTTTAACATCGGCAGAGGGCAGGGATCCAACATGACATTCCCCAGCCCATTTGAAAATGGTAAAATGGAAAACatggggcggcatggcagcacaggggttagcactgctgcctcacagcaccagtgactcgggttcaattctgaccttgtgtggagtctgtgtggtgtctgcacatcctccccatgtctgtgtggaagACACAAAGAATGTAAGCCCTTCTTTATTGTTTTTACTTTCTTGATGATTCAATGGTGATTGGAATTTGTTAACCTGatgtcacccgaggaaggagctgtgctccgaaagctagtgattccaaacaaacctgttggactttaacatggtgttataAGACCTCTTActctgcccatcccagtccaaacccggcatctccacatcatggaatttGTGAAGTAAAGGTGAATGTTAAGTAAATGGGAGGTATCTTTTCTTGTGTTGGGTCAGTGAATGCAAAGCATTTTCTACTAAAATCAGAGGATGTGCTGCAGCAATGCCTGTGGCCAGTCAGTGATTTACATTAGACAATCCTGTTTTAGTGCCCCAGAGTGCTTTACCTAATGGGCACCATTGTTTTTTAATTACTCAATTTTAATTTGGATGCCTATTTTGGATCACTGCCACAATTATAAAACTCGAGTCTTTTGCAGCTTTGACATCTTTGTATGCCATATTGGTCCAAACCTTAACAATaatctttaagggcagcacggtggcgcagtgagtagcactgctgtctcacagcgccgaggtcccaggttcgatcccggctctgggtcactgtccgtgtggagtttgcacattctccccgtgtttgcgtgggtttcgcccccacaacccaaagatggcgactaggggcttttcacagtaacttcatttgaagcctacttgtgacaaaaagcgattttcattttgtttcattaggtggattggccgtgctaaaattgccccttaattggaaaaaaactgaattgggtattctaaaaaataataataatcgttattattgtcacaagtaggcttacattaacattgtaatgaagttagTGTGGAACTCCTTCAGTCACTTTTGGATACTCGGGAcaggactgtccctttaatttgtccctcagttcattTGACTTTGTTTACTTGATTATTTATGCTGATCAGAATAGTTGGAGACTCTATAGATATTTTGTGTGAAAAGACGTTTGATAAACCGCTTGAGGGCTGGTGAGGGGTGGTCcgaggtggcgagggggtgtccaggggggcattATCTGGCAGATGGGGTCCGCACGTGGCTGTCGTTATATCATTATATTGTACAGCACAACCACTGCACCATCtgcagtgatgggatttgaatctgggaccccagagtattctgggtctctggattactagtccagtgacaataacactacgCCACTACCTACCCTATGTTTACAAATCGGGTATCCTCCCCTCTCTGCTCACTGAACAGTTATGTTTTTAGCTCCTGTGTTATGACCACATTTGTATCGAGGCCAGTGCGCAATTTCCTCCTGGACAACATTATCACACCCTCCAGCTGTACTAAAGTCAGTCAACTCATTGATTTCGGtaaaaggattatgggcctgtgggattaacctaaccctttttttctttctccgcagatgctgccagacctattaAGTGTCTCAAGCATTTTTGGTTTTATGAAGATGGTAACTCCCTACTTGGAGGCCAAACTGCAGTCACTGGTCTCACCCCTGTGCAAATGCACCATCAGGAGAATAGGACAATGTCCTTTGACAACCAGCTGTTCTTTACTCATACAACCTGGTTGTAATGCAGACTGACAGTTCCGCAAAGTGTTGTTtctaagtattgtcttgcatcattgactttgtctatatatgtgtttctggaacccgcctcttcattcacctgaggaaggagctgcactccgaaagctagtgattcgaaacaaacccgttggactttaacctggcgttgtaagacttgctactgtgtccaccccagtatctccacatcatagttaaGATAtaggcagcagagatttggatgaaCTAAAGTTTACAGCGGGTGGTAGCAGCAAGGGACAATTAGAATAGTCTAGTCCAAAGCAAAAAAAGGCAGATGagcgtttcagcagcagatgaattAAGTGCCAAATGAGGCCAAAGTTGCAATACAAACATCACGTGTAACGCCTCATTTCCAGCAGCCTTCTTCCCAGAGTGCTTTTTAACCAGTGAAGTGAGTAAAAAATGGCACCGTTGCAACATCAGAATCAGAAAGCCTTGAACAATAACCTTAACTAAGGCTCCTTGTATGAGCAAGTCTCAACTGTTATTGTGAGGTTCCCCCATATAATAATTGGAGAACTCTGAACCTGGTTAGGCTTTCCCCGGCCAAGTCCTGCGCATGTTAATGCAAGGAAGGGTCGCGCCTTTGTCCCGTCTATATTTCATTCTTGACAAAACACATCGAATGGGCCTATACATGACTGGGAAATAATGTAAAAGCGGATTATGCCCAGCAAATCTCCCCACTGCTGACCCACCTTTCTTCTCCCGTTCCCATTGAAGTTGTAATATTGTAACAACAGTGCGTGTGAATCGCTGGGCAGTGAGCATCAATGAGCGTGAAAGCTTCATTAGCAGCCGAAAGGATCAGTGGCAGCATAAATACTTGGGAGAAAAGTGTGTGCGTGGTGGgggaaggcagagggagaaaATTGGTTACTTTGTTTCATGAATACGTGAAAGGAGGAACTGACAGTAGAGGATTTGGCAAGTCAGCAAAGTGCAGGATCTCTGTGAGAGAGCCAGTACATTCTGGTCTAGGGGCAGGAGGCCTGTGGAACTCTGGCAAATTGACCTAATATTGGTTAAGATGCTGCCAAATGAGGTAATTGTCCTTAAATGGCTTGGGATTAAACAGATTCACCTGCACAGTTAATACATCATTAATCCTAAATTGTAATGGAAATACTGTCTTGTGTCTTTAACATTCCAGTCACTGGTCTTGCTGTGATTACCGAACGTAGTCGATTTGGCTCAGTTGGATGGACGGCTCTTTTgtgatgcagagggaggccaacAACACGAGTTTGATTCCCGGACTGGCCGCGGTTATtcatgaaccttgcccctcgtttgaggtgtggtgacaatcatagaatttacagtgcagaaggaatttACAGTACactccatcaagtctgcacggctcctggaaagagcaccctacttaggcccacgcctccaccgcatccccgtaacccagtaaccccacctaacctcagggcaatttagcatggccgatccacctaacctgcacatctttggactgtgggaggaaaccggagcacctggaggaaacccacgcagatacggggagaacatgctgaccgtacagatagtgacccaagcctggaattgaacctgggaccctggagctgtgaagcaactgtgctaacaacaatgctaccgtgcagccaatCAACCCTCCCCCAAAGGGGAAAACagtctctggtcatctgggactatggcaactttaatgTGACTATCACAGCCAGATTGTAATATCACTGCCTGAGATTGTCTCTGCAAGTGATTGTAATATCACTGGCAGTACATCATAATACCACTGCCAGTGATTACAATATAAGATTGCAATAACCCTGCCAGTGACTGTAATATCAGATTGTAAATCACTACTTGTGATTGTCCCTGCAAGTGACTGTAATATCACTGACAGTGCATCATAATACCACTGCCAGTGATTACAATATAAGATTGCAATAACCCTGCCTGATTGTAATAACATTGCTAGTGATTTATAATATCACTGCGATATTTTGTAACATCGCCGCCAATGATTGTAAGATCGTTACCAGTGTTTTGTAATATCACTGCCATTGTGTTTTGCAATATCACTGCCAGTGACTGTAATATCGTCGCCAGTGTTTTGTCATATCACTGCCAGTGCTTTGGACTTTGAATGAAATAACAAAACCTTCTCTCTGTTCAGCAATGTTCGTGTTTTGGACTTGACACTTCGAAAGGATTATTGTTGTAATGGTGTAATGGACAGAGTAGCGATTGGAAAGGGATTGACAGGCTCTCGCTGGTGCCTAGAATTCGCCGGCCAAAGAGCTGCTAACTGGTGGAAATCACATTGGACAATCCCACAAATATTGGCACCCACCCCTGGTAGAAATAACTGCGGACACAGATCCCAGGGATGTAGACTTGATCTTTTTCGTTTATTATTATTGTAGCGAAACTGTACAGAAGTGTTGAATAGTCCAGCTGTTGTCTAGTAAATGACCCTATATGGAACAATGAAGGAAATGAATGATACAGTCAGAATGGGACAGGTTGATTGCGTGGGTATATGCCACGTTTAGCATGTGCTAGCGTGTGATTAAATTGCATGGGTTATTGAGATATGGAATCCATATGACATGAAGCTGACAGAATACTCACCTCCCTTGCTACCCACCCATTCTTCAACACTAAACATCTCAAAAGGCTTTGCCGCCCAGACATTTACAGAACACTAAACACTTGACCTCTTTGGTTAATCCATTGATATGTATAATACATTTCGATATTCCCCCCAGAATTCTTCTTTCTATAAAAATAACATTTtcacttatttattttttaaaatggcagttttcttttttaaaaactaatcaaGAGCAACTTCTCAGTGCAAATAGAAAACgcgacaacaacaacaacaaaaaaaaactataaAACAATCATTCGCCTTATACTGGAAGCGAAGGATTTTAGCTTCAAGTAATTGGAAagtcttttttttgttaaatcccGATGAATTCACCTGTCTACAGCCAGTCGTATACATTGCATAGCTCCCCAACCACACACTTATTCTTCAGAAGCGAATGGGGTTGGGAGATTGGTGGCGATGCACCCTTTAAGTACTTGTTCGATTTTTGTTCAAGGCGTCCACAGCAAGTGCTTAATGTGCGTTCATTACTTTCTGGTTAAGTGCTATATGACCCCAAGGTCTTAGCGCAATATGACCATCAATGCACATTTCTATTCAATAGAGTGACTTTAAACCGTGCTATCACTGAAGGGCCATCTTAATACAattgtccattcggcccattttacTCTCTGAAACAGTTTTCATAtataatatatttatatatatatatgtattattAGGGAATGGAAGAAAACAATAGGTAAAGGAAGGAGGGATGAAAGGCAAGGTGACAGCACAGGGTGGGAAGGTGGACTTGGCAtaaaggaaggagagagggatgatGTGAGGAGACAGGGACAATGGGGTAAAGCGAGTGCTGGTGTCTGTGTGGAGAGACCATTGCATTGAAATGGGTCGAATGGCTATTTCGGAGTCAGTTGGGACGCGTGGAATCGTCGCCAAGTTTCTATTCAGACCGCCCCGTTCCCTCGGCGAGGCACAGTCACGTTCGGGAGGTGTGAAGGACAAAGAGCCCAGTGTGTGTGCCCCCAGCTGCCTGTGTTGTGGGGACGCGCGGTGGGCAGATATTGCTTGGGGGAGCAGGGgaggagggatgagggggtgcggggtggtgagggggagaggaggagggaggagtggtgagggggaggaaggggaagagggggaggagtggtgaggggggaggaggggaggagggtgtgggtggtgagggggaagggtggggtgaaggggagaggtgagggggagggtggaggggagaagTGGTGAGGTGGGAAGAGGGGGGCAGGGAGtagtggtgagggggaggagggggaggggaaggagggagagaggggaggagtggtgagggggaggagggggaggagtggtgagggggaggagggggatggggatgggaggagaggtgagatggggaggggaagaggagggagtggggataatgggggatgaggggtggtgggaagtagtggggagggagagagggggtgggaagagggggtggggtgagggggtggtgggaaggagtggggagggggagagggggtggggagagaggaaggagcgggtggggtggtgaggcagagctgaagggttgggctggtgatgagggggagaggtgggggtggtgaaaGAGAGGAGTTGTGAGGggaggtggtgaggtggaggAGTGGTGAGGGGAGGTGATGAGCGGAGGagtggtgaggggaggtggtgagggggagtaGTGGTGAGGGGAGGAGTAGGGTTGGTGAGGGTGTGGCagtggtggtggggaaggctGTGGGTGGcaaggagggtggtgagggggatgtttggggtggtgagggggttggggtggtgggggaagggtgtgggtggtgagggggaagggtggggtgaaggggagaggtgagggggagggtggagggggaaaggtggtgagggagtgggggtgtagTTTATTCGCTGGAAAGTAAAGATCAGAATCTCAGGTTTCCCCGCTGTTGCCCATTTTCACTGGAGAGCATCCGTTCAAGATTCAAATAGAaacgtgtgtgtatgtatgtgtgtgtatgtatatgtgtgtatgtatgtttggtgtgtgtgtgtatatgtgtgcatgtgtgtgcgtgtatgtgcatgtgtatgtgtgtgtatgcatgcttggtgagtgtgtgtatatgcatgtttggtgtgtgtatatgtgtgtgtgcatgtttgatttgtgtgtgtatatttgtgtgtgcaggtttggtgtgtgcgtgcatgtgtgtttatgtatgtttggtgtgtgtatgcatatgtgtgcgtttgtatgtgtgtatgtatgtggtgGTGTGGTATGtatgatgtgtgtgtgtctgtgtgtgtgatataTGTGTGTTTGatatgtctgtgtttgtgtgagcgatgtgtgtatttgtgtgtggggatgtgtgtgtatgtatgttcagtatgtgggtgggtgggtgtatggtgtgtatgtatgtgtaacCAGACTGAAAGACAAAGCAGATACCTTAAGGTCCAACCATATAAACACACACCGTGTAAAACGAAAAAGTCATTGCGGTATAAATAATTAAGTGTTCAATTTCTCATCGAAGCCAGTGTTGGAGAGGAACGCTCCATTTAAATATATTGCTGATGTGCTTTTGAGATTCGCAGTGCTTCAGGGGACCCCTCAAACGGCCTTTGCATTAAATCCACAtcgagaggggagaggggggataatGATAATCACTGTGTTTGATGCTGGGGAGGCACTGTGTACAGGatttcaccccaccccacctttctcaGGTGCTGACTGTTAAACCCATTGACAAAACGGGGATGGTTCAATTAAGTCTTCGACTTGGTCGATTCAGGGTCCTTTAGGTGTGCAGCAAAACCACCCCAAAGTGTCCAACTGggtgggtgcatgtgtgtgtgtgtgttttttttggaAAACAGGCAAAAGTGCCCTCATGCACAGCCACACTCTTCCACAATCATATTGGGCACGTCCCTCTTCACAATGTTGTACTCGTCGTCGAAGTAGAGCATGGACATGGTGCTGAGCTTCGTGGGGATGCAGCAGGAGTTCATTGTGCCAGGGTTCATGCCCCTCATTCGATACTGGTTCACCACGGCGGTGTGGAAGGATGAAGCCGAGCCTGGCGCCCCGGCCATGTAGGCAGGACAGCTGCCCTCGCAGTAGTTGCCATAGTAGCCGGTGGGGGCGATGATCCAGTCGTTCCAGCCAATGAGTCGGAAGTCGATGTAAAACTGTTGGCGGCAGCACAGGCTGGTCCTGCCGTCGCATTCCAGCCCCCGTTTGCGGATGCGGTGCTTGGCGTCCAGGGCGCGGGCTTGCACCACTAGGAAGGGCCGATGGGACTCGTCTGAGCTCTCCACCAGCACGGGGGCTACGGCCAGCCCCCCGCAGCCCTGGCACTCCACCCCCAGGTCGTGCCGCCTCTCCCCCCGCTGGAAGTGAGCCTGGATGGCCTGGGTCATGGGGAAGGTGTGCCAGCTGCTCCTCTTCAGCTCCACCCGCTTCTCCAGCCATGCCCACTGCCCGGGGCCACTGCCCGCCTCCCGGTACCAGATCCTCACCGTCACCCGGCGCCGGCTGCCCTTCCCCGCCCCAGGCGGGAGCAGCTTCAGGTACAGCCACAAGTTGGCTTGTTGCACAAACAGGTTCTGCTTCCCCTCGTTCGAAATCAGGAAGAAGAGGCGGGAATTGGATGAAGGCAGCTCATCTACACAGAGAGAATAGGACAGGTTAATCTCTACAATGCAATAGGTTAATCTCTGCAATGCCACAGGTTAAACTCTGCAATGCAATAGGTTAATCTCTGCAATGCCACAGGTTAAACTCTGCAATGCCGCAGGTTAATCTCTGCACTGCCACAGGTTAATCTCTACAATGCAATAGGTTAATCTCTGCAATGCCACAGGTTAAACTCTGCAATGCCGCAGGTTAATCTCTGCAATGACACAGGTTAATCTCTACAATGCAATAGGTTAATCTCTGCAATGCCACAGGTTAAACTCTGCAATGCCGCGGGTTAACCTCTGGACTGCCACAGGTTAATCTGCACTGCCACAGGTTAATCTCTACAATGCAATAGGTTAATCTCGGCAATGCCACAGGTTAATCTCTGCAATGCCACAGGTTAATCTCTGCAATGCCGCAGATTAATCTCTGCAATGCCACAGGTTAATCTCTGCAATGCCACTGGTTAATCTCTGCAATGCCACAGGTTAATCTCGGCAATGCCACAGGTTAATCTCGGCAATGCCACAGGTTAATCTCTGCAATGCCACAGGTTAATCTCTGCAATGCCACAGGTTAATCTCAGCAATGCCACAGGTTAGTCTCTGCAATGCCACAGGTTAATCTCTGCAATGCCACAGGTTAATCTCTGCAATGCCACAGGTTAATCTCTGCAATGCCACAGGTTAATCTCAGCAATGCCACAGGTTAATCTCGCCAATGCCACAGGCTAATGTCTGCAATGCCACAGGTTAACCTCGGCAATGCCACAGGTTAACCTCGGCAATGACCGGCAGCATACTGGCCACCTCCGGATCACAAATGCATTCACTGCCATTCTCAGGGCAAGTTGCCATAAACCGATGGTTGAGCGGAATTTATCCTGATTGAGCAGGTCCCAGCtcagggggggagagaaagaggggggagggagagagtgggggggggagagagaggtgggggatcgggagtgtggggagagaggggaagagagagaggggtgagagagggggagggagagagagggagagagagaggggaagagagagaggggtgagagagggggaagagagagggggagggagagagagggggagagagatggaggggagagagaggggaggagagagaggggaggggagagaggagggagagtgagaggaggggagagagggggagagggaggggagagagagagaggggggggagagtgagtggggagagggagagggggagggaaagagagaggggagagagagaggggatgagagaggggggagagaggggaggagaagagaggggaaggggcgagagaggagaagagagggggagggagagagaggggggagagagagggaggggtaaagagagggaggagagagggggaagggagaggtggaggaaaagagaggagagagagggaggaagagagagggggagggagagaggggggagagagagagggggcgagaagggagaagagagaggggagggggagagaggagggagagagggggagagaggggggaggggagagagagagagagagagtaggcggggagagggggagggaaagagagaggggagagagagaggggaggagagggggagagagagaggggaggagggagaggggggagagaggggaaggggtgagagaggaggagagaggggtggggtaaagagagggtaagagagagaggagatggagagagagagaggggggaggggagagagtggcggagggagagagaggagggagagagagggaggggtagagagagagagagtgggtggggagagggggagggaaagagagaggggagagagagaggggaagagagagagaggggaggagagagaggggaaggggtgagagaggaggagagaggggtggggtaaagagagggtaagagagagaggagggggagagagagagggggagggagagagagggaggggtagagagagaaggggagagagagaagggagacgcTAACTTTGTTTAGATGCCACCGCTGTGTTTAAAGatctacgatgtggagatgctggcgttggactggggtgagcacagtaagaagtcttacatcaggttaaagtccaacagatttgtttcaaatcactagctttcagagcacagctccttcctcaggtgaatctgagcagtgctccgaaagctagtgatttgaaacaaacctgttggaactttaacctggtgtaagacttcttactgtactttaaAGATCTGAACACACAGCTCTCCAAATCACTCCCTGAAACCCGAACATAAACGATGTAGATTTTTAAAAGGACAATCACTAAAAGGTGTGGAGGTGTCTAACAAATTGGCTTTGGGGGTGTTTTACACAGTGCAGTAGAATCGGAAGATGGGGATTAGTAACCAGCCTGATGTTGGAAACGCCATTCGCTTCAGTAATCACAATTCACCCTGTCAAAGAAACTCCTGGGACATTGACAGAGGGCAGTTCATCCAATGCAGGAAAGCGTCATGTTTATTGCAGATCCGTTGCcgaataccccccaccccccctccctccccgatttATAACTGGGAACAACTTTATTCCTCTACACTGGGACTCCGGGCCACATTCTTGTAAAGTGCCAAATCTCCCTCGCAAATACAGGCCAGGAGCTCGGAAGGTTTAATTTCACTTCGGACAAGTGACTCATTCAAACTCTTACTCCTCTGTAATCCCTGGCAAACAGTGAGAAAACTGTCACCACCGCAAGTGAATCCAATTGTGCGGaaattatgatttttaaaaaaaagttatttttaatAAGGCTAGTCTGTCGGAATTATTGTAGAATGTGACTACATTGGAAGGTATACCGTGTGCACAGACCCCGCGGCAATGAGAATTAAATATTTCCATTCCGCTTTATTGGGGAGACACAGATACATGAAGCGCTGTGTTTAAGATTTGAACACCCAGATTTTGTAAGCAGACATGGCAACCGAATGCCAGCACCATTCAGGCCCAGAGAGATTTTGCTGGGGCTTCAATGTGCTCTAGGTTTTGTGTTGACTCTGACGATTTAAGAAAAAAACTAGAATTTGCTACCAAGCCAGAGTATAACTTTCATCATCTATGGGGCGAGTTCAACTTTCAGATACTCGTCTCTTCAGCCCGGCTGCACACTCTACAAGATCGGAAATCCCATCATGTTTCTGCGGCTATTGTGGAACTGACGGCAGGCTGGGAAGCAGTATTTTTTTCAAAGTTCAGCTCTATGCTCAGTAAACGTGCGTGTGTgtaagggtttgtgtgtgtgtagggatgtgtgtgcgtgtgtatgtagaGGTGTGTGTAAGGGTTTGTGTGTAGGGGTTTGTGTGTgtaggggtttgtgtgtgtgtgaaagtgtgtgtttatgtagggtgtgtgtggagggggttgtGCGTGTGTAGGGATGTGTAGCGGTGTGTGTagtggtatgtgtgtgtttgtgcaggtGTATGTTTATGTAGGGGTGTGTGTTGccgtttatgtgtgtgtgtcggaGTATGTgtaggggtttgtgtgtgtgtgtgtaggggtgtgtgtAGGGATTTGTGTGTgtaaggatgtgtgtgtgtgtttgtgtaggggtgtgtgtgtgtctgtgtaggggTGTGCGTGTGCAGAGGTGTGTGtaggggtatgagtgtgtgtgtaggtgtgtgtatgtgtagggATGTATGTATgtgcagcagtgtgtgtgtgtggaaatgtgtggggtgtgtgtgagggtttagGAAGTGTGTGTAGGGTTTGTATGCAGGTTGTGGGGAGGTGTATGgtgtgtgtagggtgtgtgtgtatggtgtgtgtagGGTGTTGTAGGTTGTGTGTGCATGCaaggtgtctgtgtatgtgtgtggggagatatgtgtgtgtagggtgtgtatggagggtgtgtgtctgtgtaataTGTGTGTGTAGGATGGATGTGTGGTGGTTTGTGTAGGTTGTGTGTGTAGCATGCATCTAGGGGGTGTGTTATGGGGTGCATTAGgaatgtgtaggtgtgtgtgtgtagggtgtgtgtggaggggtgcatgtgtgtgtagggTGCAtataggggtgtgtgtggagtgtgtgtctgtgtgtaggtacgtgaatgtgtgtggggatatgtgtgtgtaggggtgtaggtggtgtgtagggtgtgtgtggaggtgtgtgtaggggtgtgtagggtgtgtgtaggttgtgtgtgtgtatgtgtgcaggatgtatgtgtggttgtgtgtgtagCATGCATGTAGGGGTGTTTTTAGAGTCTGTGTAGGGTATGTAtaggggtgtgtgtatgtgtgtggtgtgtgtgtgtgtatggtgtgtgcaGGGTGCGTGTCTACATGGggtgtttgtgttgtgtgtgtgcgtagggtgtgtgtgttaaggatgtgtgggggtgtagggtgTGTGTATATTTGGGGGCTAGGTGTGTGTTTAGGGTATGTACGtacagtgtgtgtggaggtgtgtgtaGGGGCTTGtgtagtgtgtgtgcgtgtatgtatgCATAAGGTCTGTGCCTATCTGTGTAGGGTacatgtgtggggtgggggttgaagtGAGTGAGTGCAAGGGCCATGTAGAATAGGCATGTGGATGGGTGTAGGAGAGTGTGCCGGGTATGTATATGGGGGGCTCTAGGAGTGTGTGCAGGGtatgtgtgcggtgtgtgtgtAGGAGAGTGTGCAGGGTATGTGTGTGGATGTCTGTAGGAGTGTGtgcagggtatgtgtgtgtgggg
It encodes:
- the LOC119962130 gene encoding inhibin beta B chain-like, which translates into the protein MNCLVGEMRLFEASCLLAMLAVCAGYTAAPAAGESPPSTPGSCTACGLGQREEASPDDSLFLEAVKRHILERLQMRRRPNITHPVPKAALVTALRKLHSGRMGADGRLQIPNLDGHATLNSRNELQEQSSEIISFAETDELPSSNSRLFFLISNEGKQNLFVQQANLWLYLKLLPPGAGKGSRRRVTVRIWYREAGSGPGQWAWLEKRVELKRSSWHTFPMTQAIQAHFQRGERRHDLGVECQGCGGLAVAPVLVESSDESHRPFLVVQARALDAKHRIRKRGLECDGRTSLCCRQQFYIDFRLIGWNDWIIAPTGYYGNYCEGSCPAYMAGAPGSASSFHTAVVNQYRMRGMNPGTMNSCCIPTKLSTMSMLYFDDEYNIVKRDVPNMIVEECGCA